One region of Eretmochelys imbricata isolate rEreImb1 chromosome 2, rEreImb1.hap1, whole genome shotgun sequence genomic DNA includes:
- the GAREM1 gene encoding GRB2-associated and regulator of MAPK protein 1 isoform X1 — protein MDPGPSLGSSLKDVKWSAVAVPLDQLVSTYRLPQLVRLDSGDPVEGLRENDYLVIHSCRQWTTITAHSLEEGHYVIGPKIEIPVHYAGQFKLLEQDRDIKEPVQYFNSVEEVAKAFPERVYVMEEITFNVKVASGECNEDTEVYNITLSTGDELTLMGQAEILYAKTSKEKSRLNTIFKKIGKLNSISKLGRGKMPCLICMNHRTNESISLPFQCKGRFSTRSPLELQMQEGEHTIRNIVEKTRLPVNVTVPSPTPRNPYDLHFIREGHRYKFVNIQTKTVVVCCVLRGNKVIPMHFPLHLILPKFSLPESLVKGELWHETLVQHWFNICQEQFDIDEYSRAVRDVKTDWNEDCKSPKKSRCTGHNHVPNSLSYARDELTQSFHRLSVCVYGNNLHGNSEVNLHGCRDLCSEWALFSHDALQYQDSGDSSSDYLFPEVSEESMFLPAKPDLPYEELWLDQESGKPNDQPLTRSLSEKNKCDNYRSSFRSKGGTASLPIPGTLAAATKSSDVPLPPPPVPPKSEAVREECRLLNAPPVPPRSSKPSSTSPSIPPRTIKPARQQTRSPSPTLSYYSSGLHNISITEGDTTNPPESAPVSCYPCNMMKTESKEPDSKMPFGSPSAEALSSRLSWPNHFSGAAEGLNRNDFLLDPSRSYSYPRQKTPGTPKRNCPASFTFDFDGCELPAGYTQLATTEFSNTISSCPKSASYSLEYTDEKNLAVSNAKQSHSCPALPPRAPKSNDEKPVLDTCPLPLKIDGAEEESQTGSPDLSVDQYPVKKDMQNVFSVSYPFSSPLHLQLAPRSCGDGSPWQPPTDLSGLSIEEVSKSLRFIGLSEDVISFFVTEKIDGNLLVQLTEEILSEDFKLSKLQVKKILQFINGWRPKM, from the exons GGCAGTTTAAGCTGCTGGAACAAGACCGAGATATTAAGGAGCCAGTGCAGTATTTTAACAGTGTGGAGGAGGTGGCTAAAGCATTTCCTGAACGAGTTTACGTCATGGAGGAAATAACATTCAACGTTAAG gTGGCTTCGGGTGAATGCAATGAAGACACAGAGGTTTATAATATCACCCTCAGCACTGGGGATGAGCTCACTTTAATGGGACAAGCGGAAATCCTTTATGCAAAAACGTCCAAGGAAAAGTCACGACTCAACACCATCTTCAAGAAAATTGGGAAACTTAATTCCATCAGCAAGCTAGGCAGAGGCAAAATGCCGTGTCTCATCTGCATGAACCATAGGACCAATGAAAGCATTAGCCTTCCTTTCCAGTGCAAGGGCAGATTTAGCACCCGCAGTCCACTCGAGCTACAGATGCAAGAAGGCGAGCACACAATTCGCAATATAGTAGAAAAAACAAGGTTGCCTGTTAATGTAACTGTGCCAAGCCCCACACCAAGAAACCCTTATGACTTGCATTTTATCCGTGAGGGGCATAGATACAAGTTTGTCAACATTCAAACCAAGACTGTTGTGGTTTGTTGTGTGCTGCGTGGTAACAAAGTTATTCCAATGCATTTTCCCTTGCACTTGATTCTTCCAAAGTTTAGCCTCCCAGAGAGTCTTGTGAAGGGGGAGCTGTGGCATGAAACCTTGGTCCAGCACTGGTTTAATATCTGCCAGGAACAGTTTGACATAGATGAATATTCCCGTGCAGTGCGAGATGTGAAAACTGACTGGAATGAAGATTGTAAGAGCCCTAAGAAAAGTCGATGCACTGGGCACAATCATGTGCCCAATTCTCTCAGCTATGCCCGGGATGAACTAACACAGTCCTTTCACCGGCTCTCAGTTTGTGTTTATGGAAACAACTTGCATGGAAATAGTGAAGTGAATCTTCATGGGTGCAGAGATTTGTGTAGCGAGTGGGCCCTGTTTTCTCATGATGCTCTTCAATACCAGGACTCTGGTGATAGTAGCAGTGACTACCTTTTTCCTGAAGTTAGTGAAGAATCAATGTTTCTACCTGCAAAACCAGATCTCCCTTATGAAGAACTGTGGCTGGACCAGGAATCTGGGAAGCCTAACGATCAGCCTCTTACTCGCTCACTaagtgaaaaaaacaaatgtgATAATTACAGAAGTTCTTTCCGGTCAAAGGGTGGCACTGCATCTCTTCCTATACCTGGAACTctagcagcagcaacaaaatCTTCAGATGTTCCCCTACCTCCACCTCCGGTGCCTCCCAAATCAGAAGCT GTAAGAGAGGAATGCAGGCTCCTCAATGCTCCACCTGTTCCACCACGAAGTTCAAAGCCCTCGTCCACCAGTCCTTCCATTCCTCCTCGCACAATCAAACCAGCACGGCAACAGACTCGTTCTCCTAGCCCTACGCTGTCTTACTATTCTTCAGGACTGCACAACAT CAGCATCACAGAAGGTGACACAACAAATCCACCTGAGAGTGCCCCTGTTTCTTGCTACCCTTGCAACATGATGAAAACCGAATCAAAAGAGCCTGACAGCAAAATGCCTTTTGGAAGCCCTTCAGCTGAAGCTCTGTCTTCTAGGTTGTCCTGGCCAAACCATTTTTCTGGAGCTGCCGAAGGCTTAAACAGGAACGATTTTCTGCTGGATCCAAGCAGGAGTTATAGTTATCCAAGACAGAAGACTCCAGGCACACCAAAGAGAAACTGTCCAGCCTCTTTTACTTTTGACTTCGATGGGTGTGAACTCCCTGCTGGGTACACACAGTTGGCCACAACAGAGTTCAGCAACACCATCTCCAGTTGTCCAAAGTCAGCAAGCTACTCTTTAGAATACACTGATGAGAAAAATCTGGCAGTCAGCAATGCAAAGCAGAGTCATTCGTGCCCTGCCTTACCTCCTCGTGCACCAAAATCCAACGATGAGAAGCCAGTTCTAGACACTTGTCCTCTGCCTCTGAAAATAGACGGTGCAGAGGAAGAATCTCAGACTGGTTCGCCAGACCTCTCAGTAGATCAATATCCTGTTAAAAAGGACATGCAGAACGTTTTCTCTGTTTCTTACCCTTTTTCGTCTCCCCTTCACCTTCAGTTAGCACCAAGATCATGTGGCGATGGCTCTCCCTGGCAACCACCTACAGACCTTTCTGGGCTCTCAATAGAGGAAGTATCTAAATCTCTGAGGTTTATTGGTTTATCAGAAGATGTCATATCATTCTTTGTTACAGAGAAGATTGATGGCAATTTACTCGTTCAGCTTACAGAAGAGATCCTTTCTGAGGACTTTAAGCTAAGCAAATTGCAGGTTAAGAAAATACTGCAGTTCATTAATGGTTGGCGGCCGAAGATGTAG
- the GAREM1 gene encoding GRB2-associated and regulator of MAPK protein 1 isoform X2, protein MDPGPSLGSSLKDVKWSAVAVPLDQLVSTYRLPQLVRLDSGDPVEGLRENDYLVIHSCRQWTTITAHSLEEGHYVIGPKIEIPVHYAGQFKLLEQDRDIKEPVQYFNSVEEVAKAFPERVYVMEEITFNVKVASGECNEDTEVYNITLSTGDELTLMGQAEILYAKTSKEKSRLNTIFKKIGKLNSISKLGRGKMPCLICMNHRTNESISLPFQCKGRFSTRSPLELQMQEGEHTIRNIVEKTRLPVNVTVPSPTPRNPYDLHFIREGHRYKFVNIQTKTVVVCCVLRGNKVIPMHFPLHLILPKFSLPESLVKGELWHETLVQHWFNICQEQFDIDEYSRAVRDVKTDWNEDCKSPKKSRCTGHNHVPNSLSYARDELTQSFHRLSVCVYGNNLHGNSEVNLHGCRDLCSEWALFSHDALQYQDSGDSSSDYLFPEVSEESMFLPAKPDLPYEELWLDQESGKPNDQPLTRSLSEKNKCDNYRSSFRSKGGTASLPIPGTLAAATKSSDVPLPPPPVPPKSEAVREECRLLNAPPVPPRSSKPSSTSPSIPPRTIKPARQQTRSPSPTLSYYSSGLHNIITEGDTTNPPESAPVSCYPCNMMKTESKEPDSKMPFGSPSAEALSSRLSWPNHFSGAAEGLNRNDFLLDPSRSYSYPRQKTPGTPKRNCPASFTFDFDGCELPAGYTQLATTEFSNTISSCPKSASYSLEYTDEKNLAVSNAKQSHSCPALPPRAPKSNDEKPVLDTCPLPLKIDGAEEESQTGSPDLSVDQYPVKKDMQNVFSVSYPFSSPLHLQLAPRSCGDGSPWQPPTDLSGLSIEEVSKSLRFIGLSEDVISFFVTEKIDGNLLVQLTEEILSEDFKLSKLQVKKILQFINGWRPKM, encoded by the exons GGCAGTTTAAGCTGCTGGAACAAGACCGAGATATTAAGGAGCCAGTGCAGTATTTTAACAGTGTGGAGGAGGTGGCTAAAGCATTTCCTGAACGAGTTTACGTCATGGAGGAAATAACATTCAACGTTAAG gTGGCTTCGGGTGAATGCAATGAAGACACAGAGGTTTATAATATCACCCTCAGCACTGGGGATGAGCTCACTTTAATGGGACAAGCGGAAATCCTTTATGCAAAAACGTCCAAGGAAAAGTCACGACTCAACACCATCTTCAAGAAAATTGGGAAACTTAATTCCATCAGCAAGCTAGGCAGAGGCAAAATGCCGTGTCTCATCTGCATGAACCATAGGACCAATGAAAGCATTAGCCTTCCTTTCCAGTGCAAGGGCAGATTTAGCACCCGCAGTCCACTCGAGCTACAGATGCAAGAAGGCGAGCACACAATTCGCAATATAGTAGAAAAAACAAGGTTGCCTGTTAATGTAACTGTGCCAAGCCCCACACCAAGAAACCCTTATGACTTGCATTTTATCCGTGAGGGGCATAGATACAAGTTTGTCAACATTCAAACCAAGACTGTTGTGGTTTGTTGTGTGCTGCGTGGTAACAAAGTTATTCCAATGCATTTTCCCTTGCACTTGATTCTTCCAAAGTTTAGCCTCCCAGAGAGTCTTGTGAAGGGGGAGCTGTGGCATGAAACCTTGGTCCAGCACTGGTTTAATATCTGCCAGGAACAGTTTGACATAGATGAATATTCCCGTGCAGTGCGAGATGTGAAAACTGACTGGAATGAAGATTGTAAGAGCCCTAAGAAAAGTCGATGCACTGGGCACAATCATGTGCCCAATTCTCTCAGCTATGCCCGGGATGAACTAACACAGTCCTTTCACCGGCTCTCAGTTTGTGTTTATGGAAACAACTTGCATGGAAATAGTGAAGTGAATCTTCATGGGTGCAGAGATTTGTGTAGCGAGTGGGCCCTGTTTTCTCATGATGCTCTTCAATACCAGGACTCTGGTGATAGTAGCAGTGACTACCTTTTTCCTGAAGTTAGTGAAGAATCAATGTTTCTACCTGCAAAACCAGATCTCCCTTATGAAGAACTGTGGCTGGACCAGGAATCTGGGAAGCCTAACGATCAGCCTCTTACTCGCTCACTaagtgaaaaaaacaaatgtgATAATTACAGAAGTTCTTTCCGGTCAAAGGGTGGCACTGCATCTCTTCCTATACCTGGAACTctagcagcagcaacaaaatCTTCAGATGTTCCCCTACCTCCACCTCCGGTGCCTCCCAAATCAGAAGCT GTAAGAGAGGAATGCAGGCTCCTCAATGCTCCACCTGTTCCACCACGAAGTTCAAAGCCCTCGTCCACCAGTCCTTCCATTCCTCCTCGCACAATCAAACCAGCACGGCAACAGACTCGTTCTCCTAGCCCTACGCTGTCTTACTATTCTTCAGGACTGCACAACAT CATCACAGAAGGTGACACAACAAATCCACCTGAGAGTGCCCCTGTTTCTTGCTACCCTTGCAACATGATGAAAACCGAATCAAAAGAGCCTGACAGCAAAATGCCTTTTGGAAGCCCTTCAGCTGAAGCTCTGTCTTCTAGGTTGTCCTGGCCAAACCATTTTTCTGGAGCTGCCGAAGGCTTAAACAGGAACGATTTTCTGCTGGATCCAAGCAGGAGTTATAGTTATCCAAGACAGAAGACTCCAGGCACACCAAAGAGAAACTGTCCAGCCTCTTTTACTTTTGACTTCGATGGGTGTGAACTCCCTGCTGGGTACACACAGTTGGCCACAACAGAGTTCAGCAACACCATCTCCAGTTGTCCAAAGTCAGCAAGCTACTCTTTAGAATACACTGATGAGAAAAATCTGGCAGTCAGCAATGCAAAGCAGAGTCATTCGTGCCCTGCCTTACCTCCTCGTGCACCAAAATCCAACGATGAGAAGCCAGTTCTAGACACTTGTCCTCTGCCTCTGAAAATAGACGGTGCAGAGGAAGAATCTCAGACTGGTTCGCCAGACCTCTCAGTAGATCAATATCCTGTTAAAAAGGACATGCAGAACGTTTTCTCTGTTTCTTACCCTTTTTCGTCTCCCCTTCACCTTCAGTTAGCACCAAGATCATGTGGCGATGGCTCTCCCTGGCAACCACCTACAGACCTTTCTGGGCTCTCAATAGAGGAAGTATCTAAATCTCTGAGGTTTATTGGTTTATCAGAAGATGTCATATCATTCTTTGTTACAGAGAAGATTGATGGCAATTTACTCGTTCAGCTTACAGAAGAGATCCTTTCTGAGGACTTTAAGCTAAGCAAATTGCAGGTTAAGAAAATACTGCAGTTCATTAATGGTTGGCGGCCGAAGATGTAG